A genomic segment from Sulfitobacter mediterraneus encodes:
- a CDS encoding macro domain-containing protein, whose amino-acid sequence MKKVKGDLIALAQAGAFDVIVHGCNCFCTMGAGIARGIAKTFPEALAEDKRTGKGDRGKLGQISVAEIAQGDLRLTVVNAYTQFDWRGQGRKADYDAIRSSFSIIADRFAGKRIGFPMIGAGLAGGDWQVIEGIIEAELAGLDYTLVVFDS is encoded by the coding sequence ATGAAAAAGGTAAAGGGCGATTTGATCGCCTTGGCACAGGCCGGTGCTTTTGATGTGATCGTGCATGGCTGCAACTGCTTTTGCACCATGGGCGCAGGAATCGCACGAGGAATAGCGAAGACATTCCCCGAAGCGCTGGCGGAAGACAAAAGAACGGGTAAGGGGGATCGCGGCAAGTTGGGCCAGATCTCGGTTGCCGAGATTGCACAGGGTGATCTTCGGCTGACGGTGGTCAATGCCTACACCCAGTTTGATTGGCGCGGGCAGGGGCGGAAGGCAGACTATGATGCAATTCGCAGCAGCTTTTCCATCATTGCAGATCGGTTTGCCGGAAAGCGGATCGGCTTTCCGATGATCGGCGCAGGGCTGGCGGGCGGAGACTGGCAGGTGATCGAAGGCATTATCGAAGCTGAGTTGGCCGGGCTCGATTACACATTGGTTGTCTTTGACAGCTAG